One window of Psychrobacillus sp. FSL H8-0483 genomic DNA carries:
- a CDS encoding anthranilate synthase component I family protein: MSKEAFFYAYKEVTKEETHHMFLESGRGGHLSVAAWNPLAVAKSVEEGLHIQWRNGEEEVRGGEALEELEKLVASYRVPFQESLPDFQGGAAGFITYDYARKIEVLPTMATDDLLIPDLYFYIVDCWAVLDVKTEIVTLMKLSTSEVDLVVLEEQYKRASEAGLASRVFLPGIATEVVEDHAELHVSVSPVEFEEAVRKIQHYIAQGDVFQVNLSVRQSKELQAPPIAMYEALRAFNPSPYMAFIHSPEFAVVSGSPELLVKKKSTELSTRPIAGTRPRGKSDAEDIDLANELIENEKERAEHVMLVDLERNDLGRVSTYGTVEVDEFMVIERYSHVMHIVSNVKGTLRPGTSNTEIVQAMFPGGTITGAPKIRTMEIIEELEPVRRGLYTGSIGWLGFSGDLELNIVIRTAFIQDGMAHIQAGAGIVIDSIPGAEYVESLNKGKALWQARAMAEGGSK; this comes from the coding sequence ATGTCGAAAGAAGCGTTTTTTTATGCATATAAAGAAGTAACAAAAGAAGAAACGCATCATATGTTTTTAGAGAGTGGAAGGGGTGGCCACTTGTCGGTGGCAGCTTGGAATCCTTTGGCGGTAGCTAAATCAGTGGAAGAAGGGTTGCATATTCAGTGGCGAAATGGTGAGGAAGAAGTGCGTGGTGGAGAAGCGTTGGAAGAACTAGAAAAGCTAGTGGCTTCGTATCGAGTTCCTTTTCAAGAGAGTTTACCAGATTTCCAAGGTGGAGCTGCCGGTTTTATTACCTATGATTATGCTAGAAAAATAGAGGTTTTACCGACGATGGCGACAGATGATCTCCTTATTCCTGATTTATACTTCTATATAGTGGATTGTTGGGCTGTGTTGGATGTAAAAACGGAAATTGTTACGTTAATGAAGCTATCTACAAGTGAAGTCGATTTGGTTGTATTAGAAGAACAGTATAAGCGAGCTAGTGAAGCTGGGCTTGCTTCAAGAGTATTTCTACCTGGAATAGCAACGGAAGTAGTGGAAGATCATGCCGAATTACATGTATCTGTAAGTCCTGTTGAATTTGAAGAAGCCGTACGAAAAATACAACATTATATTGCGCAAGGAGACGTTTTTCAAGTAAATTTATCTGTCCGACAATCAAAAGAGTTACAGGCTCCTCCAATTGCAATGTATGAAGCGTTACGTGCATTTAATCCATCTCCATATATGGCGTTTATTCATTCACCGGAATTTGCGGTCGTTTCTGGCTCTCCAGAGTTATTGGTGAAGAAAAAAAGCACGGAATTATCAACTCGTCCAATTGCAGGAACAAGACCTCGTGGAAAAAGTGATGCGGAAGATATCGACTTGGCTAATGAATTGATTGAGAATGAAAAAGAACGTGCGGAACATGTCATGCTTGTAGATTTAGAAAGAAATGACTTAGGTCGCGTATCTACATATGGCACGGTAGAAGTAGATGAATTTATGGTCATTGAGCGATATTCACATGTTATGCATATCGTTTCCAACGTAAAAGGGACACTTCGACCAGGTACATCGAATACGGAGATAGTGCAAGCGATGTTTCCGGGGGGGACGATTACAGGTGCGCCGAAAATACGAACAATGGAGATTATTGAAGAGTTAGAGCCTGTTCGTAGGGGGTTATATACAGGATCTATTGGATGGTTAGGATTTTCAGGTGATTTAGAATTAAATATTGTCATCCGCACCGCATTTATTCAAGATGGAATGGCCCATATACAAGCAGGGGCTGGAATTGTCATTGATTCGATACCGGGTGCAGAATATGTAGAATCATTAAATAAAGGAAAAGCGTTATGGCAAGCAAGGGCTATGGCAGAAGGAGGAAGCAAATGA
- the pabA gene encoding aminodeoxychorismate/anthranilate synthase component II, whose product MILMIDNYDSFTYNLVQYIGELGVEVKVTRNDELTIDVIEQLAPQVIVVSPGPCTPNEAGISLEVITHFAGKIPIFGVCLGHQSIGQAFGGKVIRAERLMHGKTSPVFHDGKGVNANMPNPFQATRYHSLLVEKESLPDCLEVTSWTEEGEIMGLRHKEFAVEGVQYHPESIMTEEGKKIIANFIEKYSLLKGQL is encoded by the coding sequence ATGATTTTAATGATTGATAATTATGATTCCTTCACATACAATCTTGTGCAGTATATTGGTGAATTGGGTGTGGAAGTAAAGGTTACTCGTAATGATGAATTAACAATCGACGTTATAGAACAGCTAGCTCCACAAGTCATCGTTGTGTCACCGGGACCTTGTACACCCAACGAAGCTGGCATAAGTTTAGAGGTTATTACGCATTTTGCAGGTAAAATTCCTATCTTTGGCGTTTGTCTAGGTCATCAATCAATTGGACAAGCGTTTGGTGGGAAGGTCATTCGTGCAGAAAGACTAATGCATGGGAAAACCTCTCCAGTCTTTCATGATGGGAAAGGTGTGAACGCAAATATGCCAAATCCTTTTCAAGCAACAAGATACCATTCTTTACTTGTAGAAAAAGAATCATTACCTGATTGTTTAGAAGTAACTTCTTGGACCGAAGAAGGAGAAATTATGGGACTCCGTCATAAAGAGTTTGCTGTGGAAGGTGTTCAGTACCACCCAGAGTCGATCATGACCGAGGAAGGGAAAAAAATAATCGCCAATTTCATTGAAAAGTATTCTCTTTTAAAGGGGCAATTATAA
- the pabC gene encoding aminodeoxychorismate lyase has translation MDAWKDGKLYHSKELTVSAYDHGFLYGLGFFETFRTYNGKVFLWDEHWNRLSRALADFRITMPYDREAILAVVEALTKSNDGEDGYFRLNISAGVHDIGLQPSSYEKPTVILFRKALPITPRGTEKSAVWLNTVRNSPESSMRHKSHHYANNVQARFEVASLASLEGFFLTTNGFVAEGITSNIFWVKNGKLYTPSLETGILSGTTRDWVLKNSAMDVEEGFYTKGELEAAEEVFITNAVQEIVPIKTLGEIQFRGKQGPVYAALHEAYVTCILEGRIKG, from the coding sequence ATGGATGCTTGGAAAGATGGCAAGCTATATCATTCCAAAGAATTGACTGTATCTGCCTATGACCATGGTTTTTTGTATGGGCTTGGATTTTTTGAAACGTTTCGAACGTATAATGGGAAAGTCTTTTTATGGGATGAGCATTGGAATCGTCTTTCTCGTGCATTAGCTGATTTTCGTATTACGATGCCTTATGATAGAGAAGCTATTTTAGCTGTAGTAGAAGCGTTAACGAAATCAAACGACGGAGAAGATGGCTATTTTCGATTAAATATTTCGGCTGGCGTTCATGATATTGGGCTACAGCCGTCATCTTATGAAAAGCCGACAGTGATACTATTTCGCAAAGCTCTTCCTATTACACCTAGAGGTACCGAGAAATCGGCAGTGTGGTTAAATACTGTAAGAAACTCTCCGGAAAGTAGTATGCGTCATAAATCCCATCATTACGCAAATAATGTGCAGGCTAGATTTGAAGTAGCCTCGCTAGCATCTCTCGAAGGATTCTTTTTAACTACGAATGGATTTGTTGCAGAAGGAATTACATCGAATATATTTTGGGTGAAGAATGGCAAGTTGTATACACCTTCATTGGAGACGGGCATACTGTCCGGAACTACACGTGATTGGGTTTTGAAAAACTCTGCGATGGACGTGGAAGAGGGTTTCTATACAAAGGGTGAACTAGAAGCGGCGGAGGAAGTATTTATTACGAATGCGGTTCAAGAGATTGTCCCTATTAAAACATTAGGAGAAATACAATTTAGGGGTAAACAAGGTCCTGTGTACGCTGCGCTTCATGAAGCATATGTAACGTGTATTCTGGAAGGAAGGATAAAAGGATGA
- the folP gene encoding dihydropteroate synthase yields MNLQYNTQTFEADGITIDFRKETIVMGILNVTPDSFSDGGKFNEIEAAVARAKQLVADGAKIIDIGGESTRPGYTVISDEEEIARVVPVIKAIRAEVNAVISIDTYKSKVARAAILAGAHVINDIWGAKRDPNVAKVAAELGVPIILMHNRDDEDYNDFWAEAKQDLEECIQIAKAAGVPDNHIWLDPGIGFGKSTTQNIWMMQHLGDLVDMGYPVLLATSRKRLIGNVLNLPVDERMEGTGATVCYGLQLGCHMVRVHDVKEINRMTKMMDVLTGKVIYEESEA; encoded by the coding sequence ATGAATTTACAATATAATACGCAAACCTTTGAAGCTGATGGCATAACAATAGATTTTCGTAAAGAAACGATCGTCATGGGTATATTAAATGTCACACCTGATTCTTTTTCAGATGGCGGTAAATTTAATGAAATAGAAGCGGCGGTTGCTAGAGCAAAGCAATTGGTTGCAGACGGTGCAAAGATTATTGATATAGGTGGGGAATCAACTAGACCTGGATATACTGTTATTTCTGATGAAGAAGAGATAGCTCGTGTCGTTCCAGTTATTAAAGCAATTCGTGCAGAAGTAAATGCGGTTATTTCCATCGATACGTATAAATCGAAAGTTGCGAGAGCGGCAATACTTGCAGGTGCGCATGTCATCAATGATATTTGGGGAGCAAAAAGGGATCCAAATGTAGCGAAGGTAGCGGCAGAGTTAGGTGTACCAATTATTTTAATGCATAATAGAGATGACGAAGACTATAACGATTTTTGGGCGGAAGCAAAGCAAGACTTAGAAGAATGTATTCAAATAGCGAAAGCGGCAGGAGTACCCGATAATCATATATGGTTAGATCCTGGCATCGGCTTTGGAAAATCCACGACACAAAATATTTGGATGATGCAGCATTTAGGCGATTTAGTCGACATGGGTTATCCAGTGTTACTTGCAACTTCCCGTAAGCGATTAATCGGCAATGTGTTGAATCTTCCGGTTGATGAACGAATGGAAGGAACAGGGGCAACCGTCTGTTATGGTTTGCAACTGGGCTGCCATATGGTACGTGTACACGATGTAAAAGAAATTAACCGTATGACGAAAATGATGGATGTGCTAACAGGGAAAGTAATATATGAAGAAAGTGAGGCCTAA
- the folB gene encoding dihydroneopterin aldolase gives MDYIHLNELEFYGFHGALPEETKLGQIFRVTITLACDLKEAGETDNLEKTVNYAEVFELCKEIVEGKPFLLIEAVAEKIATRILEQYKEKVSGCRIHLVKPNPPIVGHYASVAVDITRGTL, from the coding sequence ATGGATTATATACATTTAAATGAATTAGAGTTCTATGGCTTTCATGGTGCTTTACCCGAGGAAACGAAGTTAGGTCAAATCTTCCGAGTGACCATTACATTAGCCTGCGATTTAAAAGAAGCAGGAGAAACCGATAATTTAGAGAAGACCGTTAATTATGCAGAGGTTTTTGAGCTTTGTAAGGAAATAGTAGAAGGAAAACCATTTTTATTAATAGAAGCTGTTGCAGAAAAGATTGCTACACGTATTTTAGAGCAGTATAAAGAGAAGGTAAGTGGATGTCGTATTCATTTAGTGAAACCGAATCCTCCAATCGTTGGGCATTATGCTTCGGTTGCAGTTGATATCACTAGAGGCACTTTATGA
- the folK gene encoding 2-amino-4-hydroxy-6-hydroxymethyldihydropteridine diphosphokinase: MNIAYVSLGSNIGNRLYYLQQAVILLRETERLEVVKVSSVYETDPVGYVDQAAFLNIVVELKTLLSPDELLRKCNEIEAELGRTREVRWGPRTVDLDILMYNEENMKTDNLIIPHPRMTERGFVLIPLVELNTDLIDPQTKQSLSNLAHVQKEGVHLWRMFDGVDAFVHFEG; this comes from the coding sequence ATGAATATAGCTTATGTTTCTCTAGGATCAAATATTGGAAATCGACTTTATTATCTTCAACAAGCTGTTATTTTATTAAGAGAAACGGAAAGATTGGAAGTTGTAAAAGTTTCCTCTGTATATGAAACGGATCCAGTAGGATATGTGGACCAGGCGGCTTTTTTGAATATTGTAGTGGAGTTGAAGACTTTATTGTCCCCTGACGAATTATTGAGAAAATGTAACGAGATAGAGGCTGAGTTAGGTCGAACGAGAGAAGTTCGTTGGGGTCCTCGAACGGTAGACCTTGACATTTTGATGTATAATGAAGAAAATATGAAAACAGATAACCTCATTATTCCGCATCCAAGGATGACAGAAAGAGGTTTCGTGCTTATACCACTGGTAGAATTAAACACAGATTTAATTGACCCACAAACTAAGCAGTCTTTATCAAATCTTGCGCATGTTCAGAAAGAAGGCGTCCATTTATGGAGAATGTTCGATGGGGTAGACGCATTCGTGCATTTCGAAGGTTGA
- a CDS encoding helix-turn-helix transcriptional regulator: MENVRWGRRIRAFRRLKMVKQVELAREMDMSVSILGQIEQGKRIPSDEQLIQIAAILDIQLVELKGEIKEGE, encoded by the coding sequence ATGGAGAATGTTCGATGGGGTAGACGCATTCGTGCATTTCGAAGGTTGAAAATGGTCAAGCAAGTTGAACTTGCGAGAGAAATGGATATGTCTGTGTCTATACTTGGTCAAATAGAACAAGGTAAACGAATTCCAAGTGATGAGCAATTAATCCAAATTGCTGCCATACTTGATATACAGTTAGTAGAATTAAAAGGTGAGATAAAAGAAGGTGAATGA
- the dusB gene encoding tRNA dihydrouridine synthase DusB has translation MTNASTKPFKIGDFVMDNRVVLAPMAGICNSAFRLTVKEFGAGLVYAEMISDKGIVYKNEKTLSMLYIDERENPLSLQIFGGEKETLVAAAKYVDEHTSADIIDINMGCPVNKIIKCEAGARWLLDPDKIYEMVAAVVDNVKKPVSVKMRTGWDEEHLYMVENAQAVERAGGAAVAVHGRTRLQMYEGHANWDLIRQVKEAVNIPVIGNGDVNTPQDAKRMLDETGVDAVMIGRAALGDPWMIYRTVEYLESGELKPEPSAQEKIDVCLLHFDRLTALKGEGIAVREMRKHAAWYLKGIRGNGIARNMINQTETAQELKDYLRFFAEESMKEYNATDLILA, from the coding sequence ATGACAAATGCATCGACGAAACCGTTTAAAATAGGTGATTTCGTTATGGACAACCGAGTGGTACTAGCTCCAATGGCTGGTATTTGTAACTCTGCATTCCGTTTGACGGTTAAAGAATTTGGAGCAGGGCTAGTTTACGCAGAAATGATTAGTGATAAAGGGATTGTCTATAAAAACGAAAAAACATTAAGTATGCTTTATATTGATGAGCGCGAAAACCCATTATCTCTTCAAATTTTTGGTGGAGAAAAAGAAACGCTTGTTGCTGCGGCAAAATATGTAGATGAACATACTTCTGCGGACATCATTGATATCAATATGGGATGTCCTGTAAATAAAATCATTAAATGTGAAGCAGGAGCTAGATGGCTTCTAGATCCCGACAAGATTTATGAAATGGTTGCAGCTGTTGTAGACAATGTCAAAAAACCAGTAAGTGTGAAAATGCGTACAGGCTGGGATGAAGAACATCTCTATATGGTGGAGAATGCTCAAGCGGTAGAACGTGCTGGTGGAGCAGCCGTTGCGGTACATGGCCGTACACGTTTACAAATGTATGAAGGTCACGCAAATTGGGATTTGATTCGTCAAGTGAAAGAGGCAGTGAATATTCCGGTTATCGGAAACGGAGATGTTAATACACCTCAAGATGCCAAACGGATGTTAGATGAAACTGGTGTCGACGCTGTCATGATCGGTCGTGCAGCACTAGGAGACCCTTGGATGATTTACCGTACGGTAGAATACTTAGAGTCTGGTGAACTGAAGCCAGAACCTTCTGCGCAAGAGAAAATTGACGTATGTTTATTGCATTTTGATCGCTTAACAGCCTTAAAAGGTGAAGGCATAGCGGTTAGAGAAATGCGTAAACACGCTGCTTGGTACTTAAAAGGTATCCGTGGGAACGGTATAGCAAGAAATATGATTAACCAAACGGAAACAGCTCAAGAATTAAAAGATTACTTGCGTTTCTTTGCAGAAGAATCCATGAAAGAATATAACGCTACAGATCTTATTCTTGCTTAG
- the lysS gene encoding lysine--tRNA ligase yields the protein MSNVEELNDQLLVRRQKMASIQEKGLDPFGSKFERTHSSNLVVAEFDGFTKEQLEETPQEVVIAGRIMTKRGKGKAGFAHIQDLGGQIQIYVRKDAIGEDAYELFNTADLGDIVGVRGNVFRTQVGELSVKAVEFTFLTKSLRPMPEKFHGLKDVEQRYRQRYLDLMTSEESKKTFIARSRIIQAMRRYLDNQGYLEVETPMLHTIAGGAAARPFITHHNALDMELYMRIAIELHLKRLIVGGLEKVYEIGRVFRNEGVSTRHNPEFTMIELYEAYADYQDIMNLTENLVSHIAQEVLGTTTVTYGEDEINLAPGWRRWHMADAVKETTGVDFWKEMTKEEAHALAKENGVEVKPSMEVGHVLNEFFEQKVEETLVQPTFIFGHPVEVSPLAKKNPEDGRFTDRFELFIVRREHANAFTELNDPIDQRQRFEAQLVEKEAGNDEAHEMDEDFLEALEYGMPPTGGLGIGIDRLVMLLTNSASIRDVLLFPTMRHKD from the coding sequence ATGTCTAATGTAGAAGAATTAAACGATCAGCTTTTGGTGAGACGACAAAAGATGGCTTCCATACAGGAAAAAGGATTAGATCCTTTCGGTAGTAAATTTGAACGTACACATTCAAGCAATCTGGTTGTCGCTGAATTTGACGGATTTACAAAAGAGCAATTAGAAGAAACACCACAAGAAGTAGTTATAGCTGGTCGTATTATGACTAAACGTGGAAAAGGGAAAGCTGGTTTTGCGCATATCCAAGATCTTGGTGGTCAAATCCAAATTTATGTACGTAAAGATGCAATTGGTGAAGATGCTTATGAGCTATTTAATACTGCAGATTTAGGAGATATCGTTGGTGTACGCGGGAATGTTTTCCGTACACAGGTTGGAGAATTGTCTGTTAAAGCTGTGGAGTTTACATTCCTAACAAAATCTTTACGTCCTATGCCGGAGAAATTCCACGGATTAAAAGATGTAGAGCAACGCTATCGTCAGCGTTATTTAGATTTGATGACTAGTGAAGAAAGTAAAAAAACGTTTATTGCAAGAAGTCGTATCATTCAAGCAATGCGTCGTTATTTAGATAACCAAGGATATTTAGAGGTGGAAACACCGATGTTACATACCATTGCAGGTGGAGCAGCTGCCCGTCCTTTCATTACACATCATAATGCATTAGATATGGAACTATATATGCGTATAGCGATTGAATTACATTTAAAACGCCTGATCGTAGGTGGTTTAGAAAAAGTATATGAAATTGGACGCGTATTCCGAAATGAAGGTGTTTCAACACGTCATAATCCTGAATTCACGATGATTGAATTATATGAGGCGTATGCTGACTATCAAGATATCATGAACTTAACGGAGAATTTAGTATCACATATTGCACAAGAAGTGCTTGGTACAACGACGGTTACTTATGGTGAAGATGAGATCAATCTTGCACCGGGTTGGAGACGTTGGCATATGGCGGATGCCGTGAAAGAAACTACTGGAGTTGATTTCTGGAAAGAAATGACGAAGGAAGAAGCGCATGCGTTAGCTAAAGAAAATGGAGTAGAAGTAAAACCTTCTATGGAAGTAGGCCATGTATTGAATGAATTCTTCGAGCAAAAAGTAGAAGAAACTTTAGTACAACCAACATTTATCTTTGGACATCCGGTAGAAGTATCACCGCTTGCGAAGAAAAACCCGGAAGATGGTCGTTTTACAGATCGTTTTGAGTTGTTCATCGTACGCCGTGAACATGCAAATGCATTTACAGAGTTAAATGATCCTATTGATCAACGTCAACGCTTCGAAGCGCAATTAGTAGAAAAAGAAGCTGGAAACGATGAAGCACATGAAATGGATGAAGATTTCTTAGAAGCATTAGAGTATGGTATGCCGCCAACAGGTGGTCTTGGAATCGGAATTGACCGATTAGTAATGTTATTAACGAATTCAGCATCTATTCGTGATGTATTATTATTCCCTACAATGCGCCATAAAGATTAA